From a single Rhodococcus qingshengii JCM 15477 genomic region:
- a CDS encoding fasciclin domain-containing protein gives MNTSTRVLAVTAAASFAVFGVVGCSSDDNDSSTDTSSAAMTSSAMGSSMSPSSAMAEPASDLVGAGCADYAAAVPSGAGSVSGMAQDPVATAASNNPLLTTLTAAVSGQLNPDVNLVDTLNGGEFTVFAPIDSAFAKIDPATIDSLKTDSAMLTKILTYHVVPGQIAPDAIDGTHPTAEGGTVTVTGSGDNIKVNDATVVCGGVKTANATVYLIDSVLMPQ, from the coding sequence ATGAACACCTCTACTCGAGTTCTGGCAGTCACCGCAGCAGCCTCTTTCGCCGTCTTCGGCGTGGTCGGTTGCTCCTCGGACGACAACGATTCGTCGACCGACACGTCCAGCGCCGCCATGACGTCTTCTGCCATGGGATCGAGCATGTCTCCCAGCAGCGCGATGGCAGAGCCCGCTTCTGATCTGGTCGGTGCAGGTTGTGCCGACTACGCAGCTGCAGTGCCGAGCGGCGCCGGATCGGTCAGCGGAATGGCCCAGGATCCGGTTGCCACAGCGGCATCCAACAATCCGTTGCTCACCACCTTGACCGCGGCAGTCTCCGGCCAGCTCAACCCGGACGTCAACCTGGTCGACACCCTCAACGGCGGCGAGTTCACCGTCTTCGCACCGATCGACTCGGCATTCGCCAAGATCGACCCCGCCACGATCGACAGCCTCAAGACGGACAGCGCCATGCTGACCAAGATCCTCACCTACCACGTGGTTCCCGGCCAGATCGCCCCTGACGCGATCGACGGAACTCACCCCACCGCCGAGGGCGGAACGGTCACCGTCACCGGATCCGGTGACAACATCAAGGTCAACGACGCAACTGTCGTCTGCGGTGGAGTCAAGACCGCAAACGCCACCGTCTACCTCATCGATTCGGTGCTGATGCCGCAGTAG